A part of Triplophysa dalaica isolate WHDGS20190420 chromosome 17, ASM1584641v1, whole genome shotgun sequence genomic DNA contains:
- the ptges3l gene encoding putative protein PTGES3L, translating to MPKIVRPENCQPARTLWYDRKKYVTINFQVQNPKDVQVDVQDTKIIMSCKDVDDNNIYNEIEFYDRVLKSDAREKVLDRTINMMIRKGKDNVPWPRVQKDLAKPAWLLVDFDNWRDWEHEEEDGMAEYEHYVDMFNDVKNNKGEPPAMDDLDDLSD from the exons ATGCCAAAGATTGTTCGACCAGAGAACTG tcagcCAGCCAGAACACTGTGGTATGACCGGAAAAAATACGTCACCATCAACTTTCAGGTTCAAAATCCAAAAGATGTACAAGTAGATGTCCAGGACACAAAAATCATCATGAG ttgtaAAGATGTGGATGACAACAACATTTACAACGAAATTGAATTTTATGATCGAGTCCTCAAGTCA gATGCACGGGAGAAGGTTCTGGATCGCACCATTAATATGATGATAAGGAAAGGCAAAGACAATGTGCCATGGCCTAGAGTCCAGAAAGACCTTGCGAAG CCCGCGTGGCTGTTAGTTGACTTTGATAACTGGAGAGATTGGGAACACGAGGAGGAAGATGGCATGGCGGAGTATGAGCATTACGTTGAT ATGTTTAATGACGTTAAGAATAACAAGGGAGAACCTCCTGCCATGGATGACCTGGACGACCTC AGTGACTGA
- the g6pc1a.1 gene encoding glucose-6-phosphatase a, catalytic subunit, tandem duplicate 1, protein MDLLHSWGVNVAVHLQTEHGNFEKLFHWVSSVADLHTTFFVFFPIWFHLRRDVGVKLIWVAVVGDWLNLVLKWVLFGERPYWWVHETRFYGPIKHPELQQFPITCETGPGSPSGHAMGSAGVGYVMVTALISIGAERKLPALRYRFLQLMLWMLLGFVELLVCMSRVYLAAHFPHQVISGVMLGLTVAEIFSRQQWIYSAGLKKYISMTLFLLSFAMGFYVLLKVLGVDLLWTLEKAQKWCVNPEWVLMDSTPFASLLRNMGTLFGLGLGLHLSCRRVNNSASFRLGCICVSLVLLQVLDSLTFSSTNQFLFYLLSFCKSAAAPVLPTALVPAVFSWIFQRSEEKKDM, encoded by the exons ATGGACCTGCTTCACAGCTGGGGCGTAAACGTCGCCGTCCATCTTCAGACGGAGCACGGAAACTTTGAGAAGCTCTTTCATTGGGTCTCCTCGGTGGCGGATCTCCACACCaccttctttgtgttttttcccaTTTGGTTTCATCTGCGGAGAGATGTGGGTGTGAAACTCATCTGGGTGGCTGTGGTGGGAGACTGGCTGAACCTCGTTCTGAAATG GGTGTTATTTGGCGAGCGTCCGTACTGGTGGGTCCATGAGACCAGATTTTACGGTCCCATCAAACATCCAGAACTACAGCAGTTCCCCATCACATGTGAAACTGGACCAG gTAGCCCATCGGGTCATGCCATGGGCTCGGCAGGAGTTGGGTATGTGATGGTCACTGCACTAATTTCCATTGGTGCAGAAAGAAAACTACCAGCTCTGCGCTACAG GTTTTTACAGTTGATGCTCTGGATGCTGCTGGGCTTTGTGGAACTGCTGGTTTGCATGTCTAGAGTTTATCTGGCAGCCCATTTTCCACACCAAGTCATCAGCGGAGTTATGTTAG GTTTAACTGTGGCAGAAATCTTCTCCAGACAGCAGTGGATCTACAGCGCCGGTCTGAAGAAATACATCAGCATGACTCTGTTCCTCCTCTCTTTCGCCATGGGCTTCTACGTGCTGCTAAAGGTTCTGGGTGTGGATCTGCTCTGGACGCTGGAGAAAGCTCAGAAGTGGTGCGTCAATCCAGAATGGGTCCTTATGGACTCCACCCCTTTCGCCAGCCTCCTGCGGAACATGGGCACGCTGTTTGGTCTGGGGCTCGGTCTTCACTTGTCATGCCGAAGGGTAAACAACAGCGCCTCCTTCAGGTTGGGATGTATTTGTGTATCATTGGTACTGCTGCAGGTACTGGACTCCTTGACATTTTCCTCGACCAACCAATTCCTTTTCTACCTTCTGTCATTCTGCAAGAGCGCCGCTGCCCCGGTGCTGCCCACCGCTCTCGTTCCTGCCGTATTCTCCTGGATTTTTCAAAGGAGTGAAGAGAAAAAGGACATGTGA
- the g6pc1a.2 gene encoding glucose-6-phosphatase catalytic subunit 1, which translates to MDGVMDTLHGFGVSSTYYLQNHYKDAQGWFLFVSFAADLRNTFFIFFPIWFHLKESVGIKLIWVAVIGDWLNLVFKWILFGERPYWWVHEASYYTNSSAPHIEQYPMTCETGPGSPSGHAMGAAGVYYTLVTSILTIMLTKQKKSSSKSLYLRTSLWTMFWMVQVCVCLSRVFIAAHFPHQVIAGVVSGMIVAEAFNRQQWIYSASLKNYFNTTLFLLSFAVGFYVLLKVLGVDLLWTLEKAQKWCVNPEWVHMDSTPFASLLRNMGTLFGLGLGLHSPLYTESKKSTGAGVRTACIAASLFLLHLFDSIKPPTHTAALFYLLSFCKSATVPLATVSIIPYCVSGALALQSKKQL; encoded by the exons ATGGACGGTGTGATGGACACGCTGCACGGGTTCGGGGTGAGCAGCACTTATTACCTGCAAAACCATTACAAAGACGCCCAGGGCTGGTTTCTCTTCGTCTCCTTCGCAGCCGATCTGAGGAACACCTTCTTCATCTTCTTTCCCATCTGGTTCCACCTGAAAGAATCCGTGGGCATCAAGCTCATCTGGGTGGCGGTCATAGGAGACTGGCTCAATCTGGTCTTCAAATG gATCTTGTTTGGAGAACGTCCGTACTGGTGGGTCCATGAGGCTTCTTACTACACAAACAGCTCCGCACCTCACATTGAGCAGTATCCCATGACCTGTGAGACCGGCCCAG GTAGTCCATCCGGTCACGCTATGGGTGCTGCTGGTGTTTACTACACGCTGGTCACGTCCATCCTGACCATAATGCTGACAAAACAGAAGAAATCCTCATCTAAGAGCCT GTACTTGCGTACCTCGCTCTGGACGATGTTCTGGATGGTgcaggtctgtgtgtgtctctcacgAGTCTTCATCGCAGCTCATTTTCCACATCAGGTCATTGCCGGTGTCGTTTCAG GCATGATCGTGGCGGAGGCCTTTAACAGACAGCAGTGGATCTACAGCGCCAGTCTGAAGAATTATTTCAACACGACTCTGTTCCTCCTCTCTTTCGCCGTGGGCTTCTACGTGCTGCTGAAGGTTCTGGGTGTGGATCTGCTCTGGACGCTGGAGAAAGCTCAGAAGTGGTGCGTCAATCCAGAATGGGTCCACATGGACTCCACACCGTTCGCCAGCCTCCTGAGAAACATGGGCACGCTGTTCGGTCTGGGGCTCGGCCTTCACTCTCCGCTCTACACCGAGAGCAAGAAGAGCACAGGCGCCGGCGTCAGGACGGCCTGTATCGCCGCCTCTCTATTCCTGCTTCACCTGTTCGACTCCATCAAACCTCCCACACACACGGCCGCTCTCTTCTACCTCCTGTCGTTCTGCAAAAGTGCAACCGTCCCTCTGGCCACCGTCAGCATTATCCCATACTGCGTGTCTGGAGCTCTTGCTTTACAGAGCAAAAAACAGCTGTGA
- the aarsd1 gene encoding alanyl-tRNA editing protein Aarsd1, translating to MAFQCQRDSYMQEFDTSVVSCEPVDLKLENNGKKEKVKGFNVKLKDTILFPEGGGQPDDLGTIAGVPVLRVMRQGTEAVHFITSALEEGQEVHIKLDWERRFDHMQQHTGQHLITALADKMFGYKTTSWELGRQRSSIELDTAAAKPGEMEALEAAVNEKIRAHVPVIVHLLSTDDPAVEKVRSRGLPEDHAGPIRVIDIEGVDANMCCGTHVSNLSHLQVIKILGTEKGKKNKTNLMFMAGNRVLKYAERSYSIEKSLTGLLKTGAEDHVDAVDKLQKTVKRLQKSHLTVLRDMAVLIAQNFKNKPDRGHFFSLHNKDGDNEFMNIIANEIGFQDTMIFLTVGEEKGAGLFLLAGPENIVTEQGPRVSELLQGKGAGKAGRYQGKSNSLVRRAEAEALLQEHSCKLALVEE from the exons ATGGCTTTTCAGTGTCAAAGAGACAGTTATATGCAGGAG TTTGACACGTCTGTTGTGTCATGTGAGCCTGTGGACTTAAAACTTGAAAACAACGGTAAGAAAGAGAAAGTGAAGGGGTTTAATGTGAAGCTGAAGGACACTATTCTGTTTCCAGAGGGCGGAGGGCAG CCTGATGATCTCGGGACGATCGCGGGCGTCCCTGTCCTGCGTGTGATGAGGCAGGGTACTGAAGCTGTGCATTTCATCACGTCTGCTCTGGAGGAGGGTCAGGAGGTCCACATCAAGCTCGACTGGGAGAGACGCTTTGACCACATGCAGCAGCATACAG gacAACACTTAATCACGGCTTTAGCAGACAAGATGTTCGGATACAAAACCACCTCTTG GGAGCTGGGTCGTCAGCGGAGCTCTATCGAGCTGGACACGGCGGCAGCGAAGCCCGGAGAGATGGAGGCTCTGGAGGCAGCTGTAAATGAGAAGATCCGAGCTCACGTTCCAGTCATTGTCCATCTCCTGTCCACCGATGATCCTGCTGTAGAGAAG GTGAGAAGTCGTGGACTTCCTGAAGATCATGCCGGACCCATCCGAGTCATTGACATTGAGGGTGTAGATGCCAACATGTGCTGTGGGACTCACGTTTCTAATCTCAGTCACCTACAG GTTATAAAGATTCTGGGGACCGAGAAaggcaagaaaaataaaaccaacCTGATGTTTATGGCGGGGAACCGAGTGTTGAAATACGCAGAGAGGAGTTACAGCATTGAGAAGTCTCTGACAGGCCTCCTCAA AACAGGGGCAGAGGATCACGTCGACGCCGTGGACAAACTACAGAAGACAGTCAAGCGTCTCCAGAAG AGTCATCTCACGGTCCTGAGGGACATGGCTGTTCTGATAGCGCAGAACTTCAAAAACAAACCAGACAGAGGACACTTCTTCAGCTTACACAA CAAAGATGGTGACAATGAGTTCATGAACATCATCGCAAATGAAATTGGATTTCAG GACACTATGATCTTTCTGACCGTAGGAGAGGAAAAGGGCGCAGGACTGTTCCTCCTCGCAGGGCCCGAGAACATCGTGACTGAACAAGGACCTCG GGTGTCCGAGCTGCTGCAGGGTAAAGGTGCTGGAAAAGCAGGACGTTACCAGGGTAAATCCAACAGTCTGGTGAGGAGAGCGGAAGCCGAAGCTTTACTTCAGGAGCACAGCTGCAAACTCGCATTGGTAGAGGAGTAA